The genomic DNA AAAGATAATCAAGGTTGGTTTGAAGATCGCCCAATGTGACTACGGTTTCTCCTGTGGCCGCCTCGGTGGTTTGGAAAAATGAAAACGCTTGCGCCCCGGGGACGACCATGGAAAACGAAAATAAAAAAAGAACGAAAAAAGAGAAAAGTCGTAAGGATTGAAATGAAGAAAATATTTTTTGCATAATGAAAGGAAAATTCGGGGGAAAAAAGGCGGGAAGAAATACGGGATGCGTCACTTTGCGCCGCGTTGCGGCGCTGCGTGACTACTATAGCATTTTTTTAATTGTGAAGGTATTTTTTTAATAGCCTCATCAGATAGATTAAAAAGGTTATGATTTTCGATCGAGACCGCCAGTTCCAACACGAAGCCCTTTTATTGGCTCCTTACGGGATAAAAAGCCAGTTTTCCCGTGGACGCGAACACTCCGAGCCGGACGATCCGATGCGCACCCCGTTCCAAAAAGACCGCGACCGCATCATCCATTCTCGTGCGTTTCGCCGACTTAAAATGAAAACTCAAGTGTTTGTGGCCCACTATGGCGACCATTATCGAACCCGCCTCACCCACAGTATGGAAGTGGCGCAAATCAGTCGCGATGTGGCGCGCGCACTGGGTCTCAACGAAGATCTTGCCGAAACCATTGCCCTGGCACACGACCTTGGCCACACCCCTTTCGGGCATGCGGGAGAAGAAACCCTCAATCAATTGCTTCAGCCTTTCGGCCTGCGTTTTGAACACAATGAACAAAGTCGCCGTATCGTTGAAAAACTCGAATGCGTGTATCCGAATTTTTGCGGACTCAATCTCACGTTTGAGGTGCGACAAGGCCTCATGAAACACCAAACACCGTGGGACCAAAATCACAAAGAATTCAAAGGCGCGAGCCTCGAGGCGGCGGTCGTGAACCTCGCGGACGAAATCGCGTACACCAATCATGACGTGGACGATGGCCTGCGTTCCGGAATTTTAAAAGAACGTGACCTTGAACCGCTTGGGCTCTGGCAAAACGCCACTGAATTGGTTTTTAATCATTATGGAAGAATTTCCGACCCTTCGATCCGTTGGTCTCGCCTTGTGAGCCAAATGATCGGAGTCATGATTCAAGATCTTATCGCTCATTCATCCCAAAAAATCGACTCCGCACATTTAAAATCTCCGGAGGATGTTTATCGCAGTTCCGAATCGTGGATTTCTTTCAGCCCTAAACAAGCTCAGTTTAATCGAGAGATGCAATCGTTTTTAATGCAAAATCTTTATTTTCATCCTCGGGTTTTAAAACGTTCGCAAGACGGCCAAAAAATCCTCGAAAAATTATTTAAAACGTATCACAAAAATCCCGGAAAACTCCCGCTTGAAGCGCAACTTCTCATCCGATCCGGTGAAAAGCCGGAAATTGTGATTAAGGATTATATCGCCGGCATGACGGATGAGTTCGCAAAAAAATCATTGAAGGAAATGTAAAGAGGCGCTTGTAAGAATTCCTAAAATTTCATGTTAATATTGAATGGATTTTATTCTTTCTTTTCATCTTTTTTATGTCCAAAAAATATTATTTTATCGCTTTTTTACTTGCCCTCACTGCTTTTGGCGGGACGTTTTGGGCGTTGGAACGACAAAACACCTCAACTTCCGATCGCATCGAATCCAATGATGTGATCACGGAAGAAAATTCTACGGAAGAACAAGGCGCGATTTCTCGGGATGCGGTTTCTGAAATTCTTGCTCCGGCATGGACGGGGGTAATCTTGGCGGAAAATAATTATGAAGAAGGGGCCGAAGTGACCACTCGACAAGTAGCGTTTGAAAAAACAGCGACGTATTCCATGAACGCTTATTTGGGGTTCCCATCCGGAGGAAACACCCTCAAAACCCACGGGCTTTGTTATGATGAAAGTCTTGATCAAGGCTACATTGCCGGGATTATGACCTCCACGATCGCGGTGTTTAAAGGGGATGAGGTTACTTCTTATGTAGACACGGGATTGGGGGCTGGAGACTTTTTAATTAAAGATTTATTTTGCGACAATGGGGTGGTGTGGGTGGTGACGGACGGGGATGCGGTCAAAATCGATGGGAATTCCCTCGAAGTGGTGGGACAACTTACGCTTGAGCCTAATGGTTTTTCTTCTGCAACCTACTTTGATGCTAAAAATCAGCGAATTGTTTTCCCGATCCCGGATACGGCTTCGTACGATATTTACGATTCCGAAACCCTTGAAAAAATCGCTTCACTTCCCCTCAATCGAGGCGCCATTTTTACCATGGCGGATGGGAATTTTCTCACCCTGAATTATCCGGAAAAAAATGCGAACGGAGTTTATGAAGCTACGATTTTGGATGGGACCACACTTAAAGAAATCAACTCTTTTACCATTGAAGGCGGCGTGGGCGCCCTGGATG from Candidatus Gracilibacteria bacterium includes the following:
- a CDS encoding deoxyguanosinetriphosphate triphosphohydrolase is translated as MIFDRDRQFQHEALLLAPYGIKSQFSRGREHSEPDDPMRTPFQKDRDRIIHSRAFRRLKMKTQVFVAHYGDHYRTRLTHSMEVAQISRDVARALGLNEDLAETIALAHDLGHTPFGHAGEETLNQLLQPFGLRFEHNEQSRRIVEKLECVYPNFCGLNLTFEVRQGLMKHQTPWDQNHKEFKGASLEAAVVNLADEIAYTNHDVDDGLRSGILKERDLEPLGLWQNATELVFNHYGRISDPSIRWSRLVSQMIGVMIQDLIAHSSQKIDSAHLKSPEDVYRSSESWISFSPKQAQFNREMQSFLMQNLYFHPRVLKRSQDGQKILEKLFKTYHKNPGKLPLEAQLLIRSGEKPEIVIKDYIAGMTDEFAKKSLKEM